Proteins encoded in a region of the Pigmentiphaga litoralis genome:
- a CDS encoding xanthine dehydrogenase family protein molybdopterin-binding subunit — MPKLIGQPMPRAEDARLVAGKGQYTDDVSLPGQVYAAFLRSSRPHAVIRGMDLEAARSAPGVIAVLTGQDYLDGGHQGMDHVPNPADAIAHEQRAFNDSLTGHVFNQRHIPLPIDKVRHVGEAVVMVVAETQREARDAAELVDVDYDPLPAVVDADKGMLPDAPQLWDNLPSNLCFQVQIGNPEDIARIFAGAHHVVRREFRNSRIVNCQMEPRSALGSYDPESGYLLISGSQGVTRQQLCIADALKVPRTQVRVISPDVGGGFGPRSMVNPEQLAVLWASKRVGRPIKWTSDRNEAFLSDYQGRDQVARAAMALSADGRILAVDHELIGNVGAHTVSYVPLSNGSRVMTTVYHVPAAAAKLSAVMTNSAPTGPYRGAGRPESTHVMERMLDIAARELGIDRVEIRRRNLIQPGQMPYRSPMGLNYDSGAFAANMERALTVSEWDAAEARRAAARARGRWLGIGVANYVESPVGAPKERIELTVEPDGRVDLVAGTQTTGQGHATTFAQVLADKLGVPFEAISLRTGDSAFVSVGGGTHSDRSMRLVGTLIVQAVSSLVDLGKPVAATLLDTTEGQVSFIDGEYVDATSQRKVGLADVARRIAESGLPDAEGAAADTHRFRVVAEFNGRIPAHPTGAAVCELEVDPDTGEVELTRYTSIDDVGTPINPLIVEGQVHGGLAQGIGQALYEGFQVDPESGQVLSGSYMDYGVARAGALPPLRIELTEDPTSGNPLGVKGGGESGITPATAAIFNALADALREVTTDELPMPATAASIWEAIHQGDRV, encoded by the coding sequence ATGCCTAAGCTGATCGGACAGCCCATGCCGCGCGCGGAAGACGCGCGGCTGGTCGCCGGAAAAGGTCAGTACACGGATGATGTGTCGCTGCCGGGCCAGGTATACGCCGCCTTTCTGAGGTCGTCGCGCCCCCATGCGGTCATCCGCGGCATGGACCTGGAAGCGGCACGGTCCGCCCCTGGGGTGATCGCCGTGCTTACGGGACAGGATTATCTGGATGGTGGTCATCAGGGCATGGACCACGTGCCCAATCCGGCCGATGCCATCGCGCATGAACAGCGTGCGTTCAATGATTCGCTGACCGGCCACGTCTTCAACCAGCGGCACATTCCGCTGCCGATCGACAAGGTGCGCCATGTGGGCGAAGCGGTCGTCATGGTCGTGGCCGAGACGCAGCGCGAAGCGCGCGATGCCGCCGAATTGGTTGACGTTGACTACGATCCCTTGCCCGCAGTGGTGGATGCCGACAAGGGCATGCTGCCCGATGCGCCGCAGCTGTGGGACAACCTGCCATCGAACCTGTGCTTTCAGGTGCAGATCGGCAACCCTGAAGACATTGCCCGGATCTTTGCCGGCGCGCACCACGTCGTGCGCCGCGAATTTCGCAACAGCCGCATCGTCAATTGCCAGATGGAACCGCGGTCCGCGCTGGGCAGCTACGACCCCGAGTCGGGCTATCTGCTGATTTCGGGCAGCCAGGGTGTGACCCGCCAGCAACTGTGCATTGCGGACGCGCTGAAGGTGCCGCGAACGCAAGTGCGGGTGATCAGCCCTGACGTGGGCGGCGGCTTTGGCCCGCGCAGCATGGTTAATCCCGAACAATTGGCGGTGCTGTGGGCATCGAAGCGGGTAGGGCGGCCGATCAAGTGGACCAGCGATCGCAACGAAGCCTTCCTGTCCGACTACCAGGGCCGCGACCAGGTCGCGCGCGCCGCGATGGCGCTGTCGGCCGATGGACGCATCCTGGCCGTGGACCACGAATTGATCGGCAACGTGGGCGCACACACGGTGTCGTATGTGCCGCTGTCCAACGGATCCCGCGTGATGACCACGGTCTATCACGTGCCTGCCGCTGCCGCCAAATTGAGCGCCGTCATGACCAACAGTGCGCCCACCGGACCGTATCGCGGTGCGGGCCGGCCCGAGTCGACGCACGTCATGGAACGCATGCTGGATATCGCCGCGCGTGAACTCGGCATCGACCGGGTCGAGATTCGCCGCCGCAATCTCATCCAGCCCGGCCAGATGCCGTACCGCAGTCCCATGGGTCTGAACTACGACAGCGGCGCCTTTGCCGCCAACATGGAACGCGCGCTGACCGTTTCCGAATGGGACGCTGCCGAAGCGCGCCGCGCGGCGGCCCGGGCACGCGGCCGGTGGCTGGGCATAGGCGTCGCCAACTATGTCGAATCACCCGTGGGCGCACCCAAGGAACGCATCGAATTGACGGTCGAACCCGATGGCCGCGTGGATCTGGTGGCCGGCACGCAAACGACCGGGCAGGGCCATGCCACCACGTTCGCGCAGGTACTGGCTGACAAGCTGGGGGTGCCTTTCGAAGCGATCAGCCTGCGCACGGGCGATTCGGCCTTTGTGAGCGTGGGCGGCGGCACGCATTCCGACCGGTCCATGCGGCTGGTGGGGACGCTGATCGTGCAGGCGGTGTCGTCGCTGGTCGACCTGGGCAAGCCCGTGGCGGCGACCTTGCTCGACACCACCGAAGGGCAAGTCAGTTTCATTGATGGCGAGTATGTCGATGCCACGTCGCAGCGCAAGGTTGGCCTCGCGGATGTGGCGCGACGGATTGCGGAATCCGGCCTGCCGGATGCCGAGGGCGCCGCCGCCGACACGCACCGCTTCCGGGTCGTTGCGGAATTCAACGGTCGTATTCCGGCGCACCCCACCGGCGCCGCGGTGTGCGAACTGGAAGTCGATCCGGATACGGGTGAGGTCGAGCTGACGCGCTACACGTCCATCGACGATGTCGGCACGCCCATTAATCCATTGATTGTCGAAGGCCAGGTGCATGGCGGCCTGGCGCAGGGCATTGGCCAGGCCTTGTATGAAGGCTTCCAGGTCGATCCGGAAAGCGGACAGGTGCTGAGCGGCTCGTACATGGACTATGGCGTGGCCCGTGCCGGCGCCTTGCCGCCGCTGCGCATCGAATTGACCGAAGACCCCACCAGCGGCAATCCGCTGGGCGTGAAAGGCGGCGGCGAAAGCGGCATCACGCCAGCCACCGCCGCCATCTTCAATGCACTGGCCGACGCACTGCGCGAGGTCACCACCGACGAATTGCCGATGCCCGCCACCGCGGCGTCGATCTGGGAAGCCATCCATCAAGGGGACAGAGTGTGA
- a CDS encoding (2Fe-2S)-binding protein, which produces MMQVHVTINGESVSRDVDDRTLLVEFIRKDLGLTGTHVGCDTSQCGACTVHLDGVAVKSCSVLAAQASGGDVVTIEGLAPSPDALGPVQEAFVACHGLQCGFCTPGMIMAVDHYLTVDGRLDDASICHGLEGNICRCTGYVNIIEAVKHAAAARQGGPHA; this is translated from the coding sequence ATGATGCAGGTCCACGTGACGATCAATGGCGAGTCCGTCTCGCGCGACGTGGACGACCGCACGCTGCTGGTCGAATTCATTCGCAAGGACCTGGGCCTGACCGGCACGCACGTGGGCTGCGACACCAGCCAGTGCGGCGCGTGCACCGTGCATCTAGATGGCGTTGCCGTCAAATCCTGTTCCGTGCTGGCGGCGCAGGCCAGCGGGGGCGACGTCGTCACGATCGAAGGGCTGGCGCCATCGCCCGACGCCCTGGGTCCGGTGCAGGAAGCCTTCGTGGCATGCCACGGGCTGCAATGCGGCTTTTGCACGCCGGGCATGATCATGGCTGTGGATCATTACCTGACGGTGGACGGCCGGCTGGATGACGCGTCGATCTGCCATGGCCTGGAAGGCAATATCTGCCGCTGCACCGGCTACGTCAACATCATCGAAGCCGTGAAGCACGCGGCCGCCGCCCGGCAAGGAGGCCCGCATGCCTAA
- a CDS encoding CoxG family protein, translating into MEFKGSHRIPAARTQVWAGLNDPAVLQACVPGCEAFEPTGPDTYAAVVVAAIGPVKARFKGKLAIADKVEDTGYTIIGQGDGGIAGFGKMTATVTLTDTDDGCELVYVAVAEVGGKLAQIGSRLIGSVTNKLADEFFKRFSAAMTERVGQA; encoded by the coding sequence ATGGAATTCAAAGGCAGTCATCGCATTCCGGCCGCCCGCACCCAGGTCTGGGCCGGCCTCAATGACCCCGCCGTGCTCCAGGCCTGCGTGCCCGGCTGCGAGGCCTTCGAGCCGACCGGGCCGGACACCTATGCGGCGGTTGTCGTCGCCGCGATCGGGCCAGTCAAGGCGCGCTTCAAGGGCAAGCTGGCCATTGCCGACAAGGTGGAAGACACCGGCTACACGATCATTGGCCAGGGTGACGGCGGCATCGCCGGCTTTGGCAAGATGACGGCGACCGTGACGCTGACCGACACGGACGACGGCTGCGAGCTGGTCTACGTTGCGGTGGCCGAAGTCGGCGGCAAGCTGGCGCAGATCGGATCGCGCCTGATCGGTTCGGTCACCAACAAGCTGGCCGACGAATTCTTCAAGCGCTTTTCGGCCGCCATGACCGAACGGGTGGGGCAGGCATGA
- a CDS encoding FAD binding domain-containing protein yields the protein MYPLSYVRPDTLDQALALLADQEDAKPLSGGMTLIPTLKQRLAAPSHLVDLSRLDALRGIGLQGDVLRIGAATKHVEVARSDVVAGSIPALAALAGVIADPQVRNRGTLGGSVANNDPAADYPAAVLGLGAVIETSTRRIPADDFFVGMFETALEPGELIVAIEFPVPDRAAYQKLRHRATGYAVTGVFVAQFNDAVRVAVTGAGSSVFRWTEAETALAASCQSDRLADTPIDETLFNSDANGSAAYRANLVRVMTRRAVDALTPRPR from the coding sequence GTGTACCCGTTGAGCTATGTTCGTCCAGACACCCTGGACCAGGCCCTGGCGCTGTTGGCCGACCAGGAAGACGCCAAGCCGCTGTCAGGCGGCATGACCCTCATCCCCACCCTCAAGCAGCGCCTTGCGGCCCCGTCGCACCTGGTGGACCTGTCGCGCCTGGACGCCTTGCGCGGCATCGGCCTGCAGGGCGATGTCTTGCGTATCGGCGCCGCGACCAAGCATGTCGAAGTGGCGCGATCCGACGTCGTGGCCGGCTCGATTCCCGCCCTGGCCGCGCTGGCCGGCGTGATTGCCGATCCCCAGGTGCGCAATCGCGGCACCCTGGGCGGTTCCGTCGCCAACAACGATCCGGCTGCGGATTACCCTGCCGCGGTGCTTGGACTGGGCGCGGTCATCGAGACCAGCACCCGCCGCATTCCGGCCGATGACTTTTTCGTGGGCATGTTCGAGACGGCGCTGGAACCTGGCGAGCTGATCGTGGCCATCGAATTTCCGGTGCCTGACCGCGCGGCCTACCAGAAGCTGCGGCACCGCGCGACCGGCTATGCGGTTACCGGTGTATTCGTTGCGCAATTCAACGATGCCGTGCGCGTGGCAGTGACCGGCGCCGGATCCTCCGTATTCCGGTGGACGGAGGCCGAGACGGCGCTGGCGGCCAGTTGCCAGTCGGACCGCCTGGCCGATACCCCCATCGACGAGACGCTGTTCAACAGCGATGCCAACGGCAGCGCCGCCTACCGGGCCAACCTGGTGCGGGTCATGACGCGGCGCGCTGTCGACGCGCTGACGCCGCGGCCCCGCTGA
- a CDS encoding alpha/beta fold hydrolase encodes MHPTPTLVGHGPRHVIALSGWMGSAAHWGTVFDAMDPAASTVALIDYRGYGAAREHPGPYGFAQHADDVIAMADQLGWDRYSLIGHSMGGVAIQHVLAQAPTRVDALIGITAVPACGSRMDDARLGFFDKAVDDISVRRKIFDVSTGGRLSAAWLDRMAAESDGLMRPEAMRAYLREWATQDISARITGLDRPVGLFIGEHDPTLSEALMRETWMRFYPNATLEVIGNAGHYPMFEAPVMLGTRIDAFLNDRIRL; translated from the coding sequence ATGCATCCGACCCCCACACTGGTGGGCCACGGGCCCCGGCACGTCATTGCACTGAGCGGCTGGATGGGCAGTGCCGCCCACTGGGGCACCGTATTCGACGCCATGGACCCGGCAGCCAGCACCGTGGCCCTGATCGACTATCGCGGCTATGGCGCCGCGCGCGAGCATCCCGGACCCTACGGATTTGCACAGCATGCTGATGATGTGATCGCGATGGCAGACCAGCTTGGCTGGGACCGCTACAGCCTCATCGGCCATTCGATGGGCGGGGTCGCGATCCAGCACGTGCTGGCGCAGGCCCCTACGCGCGTCGACGCACTGATCGGCATTACCGCCGTGCCGGCCTGCGGCTCGCGCATGGATGACGCCCGGCTGGGGTTTTTCGACAAGGCGGTGGACGACATCAGCGTGCGCCGCAAGATCTTTGACGTGTCGACCGGCGGGCGGCTGTCCGCCGCGTGGCTGGACCGCATGGCCGCCGAGTCCGACGGCCTGATGCGGCCCGAGGCCATGCGCGCCTACCTGCGCGAATGGGCGACGCAGGACATCTCGGCGCGCATCACCGGGCTGGACCGGCCGGTGGGCCTGTTCATCGGCGAACACGATCCGACCCTGTCGGAAGCGCTGATGCGGGAGACGTGGATGCGCTTCTACCCGAACGCCACGCTGGAGGTGATCGGCAACGCCGGGCACTACCCGATGTTCGAGGCGCCCGTGATGCTCGGGACGCGGATCGATGCCTTTCTCAATGATCGAATTCGCTTGTGA
- a CDS encoding acyl-CoA dehydrogenase family protein has translation MPAVLDDDSFRQLMDSINRFIQQRLKPLEAQVEETEEVPADLIRTMQEMGLFGLGIPEAYGGFELTLRQEIEVQMAFSQVSPAFRLVFWPNVGIGSKGIVMAGTEAQKQAYLPGLASGELRAAFCLTEPDAGSDAASLKTSAVRDGDDFVLNGTKRYITNASRAHVFTVMARSDASKPGADGVTAFIVDRDTPGLHIGTPERKMGQRGSPICDVILENVRVPASRIVGGPANEGKGFRIAMKVLDAGRISVAASALGMAKRLIDEAATYALQRKQFGQAIAQFQLIQAMLADSETDYLAGHALVLRAADALEQGEDTRNLAAAAKYFCSEALGRTADRAVQILGGAGYVADYPVERLYRDARAVRIYEGTSQVLQLMIARTLLKRYEA, from the coding sequence ATGCCCGCCGTCCTGGACGACGACAGCTTCCGGCAGTTGATGGATTCCATCAACCGGTTCATTCAGCAACGGCTGAAGCCGCTGGAAGCGCAGGTGGAAGAGACCGAAGAAGTTCCTGCCGACCTGATCCGCACCATGCAGGAGATGGGCCTGTTCGGCCTGGGCATCCCCGAAGCCTACGGCGGCTTCGAGCTGACCCTGCGGCAGGAAATCGAAGTGCAGATGGCGTTCAGCCAGGTGTCTCCGGCCTTCCGGCTGGTGTTCTGGCCGAACGTCGGCATCGGCAGCAAGGGCATCGTCATGGCCGGCACCGAAGCGCAAAAGCAGGCCTATCTGCCGGGCCTGGCCAGCGGCGAATTGCGGGCCGCCTTTTGCCTGACGGAGCCGGATGCCGGGTCCGACGCGGCCAGTCTCAAGACGTCGGCCGTGCGGGATGGCGATGACTTCGTGTTGAACGGCACCAAGCGCTACATCACCAATGCGTCGCGCGCGCACGTGTTCACGGTCATGGCGCGCAGCGACGCCAGCAAGCCGGGCGCCGATGGCGTCACCGCGTTCATCGTGGACCGCGACACGCCGGGGCTGCATATCGGCACGCCCGAACGCAAGATGGGCCAGCGCGGCTCGCCCATCTGCGACGTGATCCTGGAAAACGTACGCGTGCCGGCCAGCCGCATCGTGGGCGGGCCGGCAAACGAAGGCAAAGGCTTCCGGATTGCGATGAAGGTGCTGGACGCCGGGCGCATCAGCGTGGCCGCGTCGGCCCTCGGCATGGCGAAACGCCTGATCGACGAAGCGGCCACCTATGCCCTGCAACGCAAGCAGTTCGGCCAGGCCATTGCCCAGTTCCAGCTGATCCAGGCCATGCTGGCGGATTCCGAAACCGACTACCTGGCGGGCCACGCGCTGGTGCTGCGCGCGGCCGACGCGCTGGAGCAGGGCGAGGACACCCGCAACCTGGCGGCTGCCGCCAAGTACTTCTGTTCCGAAGCGCTGGGGCGCACGGCCGACCGCGCCGTCCAGATCCTGGGTGGCGCGGGCTATGTGGCCGACTACCCGGTGGAACGCCTGTACCGCGACGCTCGCGCGGTCCGCATCTACGAAGGCACCAGCCAGGTCCTGCAACTCATGATCGCCCGCACGCTGCTCAAGCGCTACGAGGCCTGA
- a CDS encoding acetate--CoA ligase family protein, with protein sequence MTRNALERLLRPRSIAVVGASPEPASVSGLLLTNIGRFDYGGDLHLVSRSRDEVNGKPCLKSIDDLPEGVDAAVLVVPQVAVYDSVEACGKRGVGGAIIFASGFSELGDEGRAAQDRLADMARGYGMALLGPNCMGFVNYSDHVPLTFEPVPARKTMTGPKVAIIAQSGAMNGNLRAGLTARGVNVSFSLSTGNEAVTSAEDLLSALIDADDVDAFAIFVEMLRKPALFLKAVARARALGKPVVLMHPGRSQRAREAAQSHTGALAGDYQVMRTLVEREGVVVVDTLDELFDVTAILARYPVPIQSGKAAVSSNSGALRGVAIDFCEDVGMELATLSPQTLTRINEILPDFVTADNPLDLTSQGMQRPEIFGLTAQAILDDPEVGSLIVPLMGGSPAQQVAKANSLLPVMIASQKPVAFCIMGDTAPLAEEFTRLVTESGMPFGRSPDRALRAMAHVHRYGQLNTASSERAAGDLGKKLPDLKPGPLVEYRGKAWLRDLGIKTPDGDLATSVEDALAVADRIGYPVVLKAQAAQLMHKSDVGGVAVNVRDADALRDAWSRMQDSIAAKCPGLVLDGILVEAMSRPGLEMVIGGRRDANWGVVMLVGLGGIWIEALHDVKLLPPDLTVPQIVSAMHTLKGAKLLSGLRGKGPVDVQAVGEAVARLAALMLANPEITEIDVNPLIALPEGEGVIALDALFVM encoded by the coding sequence ATGACCAGGAATGCACTGGAGCGCCTGTTGCGGCCGCGCTCCATCGCGGTGGTGGGCGCCTCGCCCGAACCCGCATCGGTAAGCGGCTTGCTGCTGACCAATATCGGACGCTTCGACTACGGCGGGGACCTGCACCTGGTCAGCCGCAGCCGCGACGAGGTCAACGGCAAGCCCTGCCTCAAATCCATCGATGACCTGCCGGAAGGCGTGGACGCCGCGGTGCTGGTGGTGCCGCAGGTGGCGGTGTACGACTCGGTCGAAGCCTGCGGCAAACGCGGCGTGGGCGGCGCGATCATTTTTGCGTCGGGCTTTTCGGAACTGGGCGACGAAGGCCGGGCCGCGCAGGACCGGCTGGCCGACATGGCGCGCGGCTATGGCATGGCGCTGCTCGGTCCCAACTGCATGGGCTTCGTGAACTACAGCGACCACGTGCCGCTGACGTTCGAACCGGTGCCCGCACGCAAGACCATGACCGGTCCCAAGGTCGCGATCATCGCGCAGAGCGGCGCCATGAACGGCAATCTGCGCGCGGGCCTGACGGCGCGCGGCGTGAATGTGTCGTTCTCGCTGTCGACTGGCAACGAAGCCGTCACCAGTGCCGAAGATTTGCTCAGTGCACTGATCGATGCCGACGACGTGGACGCGTTCGCGATCTTTGTCGAGATGCTGCGCAAGCCTGCGCTGTTCCTGAAGGCCGTGGCCCGCGCCCGCGCGCTGGGCAAGCCCGTGGTGCTGATGCACCCGGGCCGCAGCCAGCGGGCGCGCGAAGCCGCGCAGTCGCACACCGGTGCACTGGCGGGCGACTACCAGGTCATGCGCACCCTGGTCGAACGCGAAGGCGTGGTGGTGGTCGACACGCTGGACGAACTGTTCGATGTGACGGCGATCCTGGCGCGCTATCCTGTGCCGATCCAGTCCGGCAAGGCGGCCGTGTCGTCCAATTCGGGCGCCCTGCGCGGCGTGGCGATCGACTTTTGCGAAGACGTCGGCATGGAACTGGCCACGCTGTCGCCGCAGACGTTGACGCGCATCAACGAAATCCTTCCGGACTTCGTGACCGCCGACAATCCGCTCGACCTGACGTCGCAAGGCATGCAACGGCCCGAGATTTTCGGACTGACGGCGCAGGCCATTCTGGATGATCCGGAAGTCGGCAGCCTGATCGTGCCCTTGATGGGCGGATCGCCCGCGCAGCAGGTGGCCAAGGCCAATTCGTTGCTGCCGGTCATGATCGCATCGCAAAAGCCGGTGGCGTTCTGCATCATGGGCGATACCGCGCCCCTGGCTGAAGAATTCACGCGTCTGGTGACCGAAAGCGGCATGCCGTTCGGCCGGTCACCTGACCGCGCCTTGCGCGCCATGGCGCACGTGCATCGCTACGGCCAGCTCAACACCGCCAGCAGCGAGCGGGCGGCAGGGGATCTCGGCAAGAAGCTGCCCGACCTCAAGCCCGGTCCCCTGGTCGAATATCGCGGCAAGGCATGGCTGCGGGACCTGGGTATCAAGACGCCCGACGGTGACCTGGCCACGTCGGTGGAAGATGCGTTGGCCGTGGCCGACCGCATCGGCTATCCGGTGGTGTTGAAGGCCCAGGCGGCGCAACTGATGCACAAGAGCGACGTGGGCGGTGTGGCCGTCAACGTGCGCGATGCCGATGCCCTGCGTGACGCGTGGTCGCGCATGCAGGACAGCATCGCCGCCAAGTGCCCGGGGCTGGTCCTGGATGGGATTCTGGTCGAAGCCATGTCGCGGCCCGGCCTGGAAATGGTGATTGGCGGACGGCGCGACGCCAACTGGGGCGTGGTCATGCTGGTGGGCCTGGGCGGCATCTGGATCGAGGCCTTGCATGACGTCAAGCTGCTGCCCCCCGACCTGACCGTGCCGCAGATCGTGTCCGCCATGCACACGCTCAAGGGCGCCAAGCTGCTGTCCGGCTTGCGGGGCAAGGGGCCGGTCGATGTGCAGGCGGTGGGGGAAGCCGTTGCGCGGCTGGCCGCGCTGATGCTGGCCAATCCCGAGATCACCGAGATCGACGTCAATCCGTTGATTGCCTTGCCGGAAGGCGAGGGCGTGATTGCACTGGACGCCTTGTTCGTGATGTGA
- a CDS encoding p-hydroxycinnamoyl CoA hydratase/lyase codes for MSEQSTTAQETHPNDAPPVLVEFEDGIAWVTLNRPHKRNAINPGIVYSMLKTMEDLETDDRCKVLVLTGAGDAFSAGMDLREYFRGTDNNPKERVKLFRANGQWQWRMLRHYSKPTIAMVNGWCFGGAFTPLVSCDLAIAAEEAQFGLSEINWGIIPAGVVSRAVAQLVREREAMYYVMTGEKFDGKRAAQIGLVNEAVPLAQLRDRVRELAKVLMAKNPTVLRTAKIAHRIASEMTWEQAADYLMAKVDQSTFQDPENGRNTAMGQFLDEKTFKPGLETYRR; via the coding sequence ATGTCCGAGCAGTCCACCACCGCGCAAGAAACCCACCCCAACGACGCGCCCCCCGTCCTGGTCGAATTTGAAGACGGCATTGCGTGGGTGACCCTGAATCGCCCGCACAAGCGTAATGCCATCAACCCGGGCATCGTCTACTCCATGCTCAAGACCATGGAAGACCTGGAAACCGACGACCGCTGCAAGGTGCTGGTGCTTACCGGCGCCGGTGACGCCTTTTCGGCCGGCATGGACCTGCGCGAATACTTCCGCGGCACCGACAACAATCCCAAGGAACGCGTCAAGCTGTTCCGCGCCAACGGCCAGTGGCAGTGGCGCATGCTGCGTCATTACTCCAAGCCCACCATTGCCATGGTCAACGGCTGGTGCTTCGGTGGCGCGTTCACGCCGCTGGTCTCGTGCGACCTGGCCATCGCCGCTGAAGAAGCGCAATTTGGCCTGTCGGAAATCAACTGGGGCATCATCCCCGCCGGCGTGGTCAGCCGCGCCGTCGCCCAACTGGTGCGCGAACGCGAAGCCATGTACTACGTCATGACCGGCGAAAAGTTCGACGGCAAGCGCGCGGCGCAGATCGGCCTGGTGAACGAAGCCGTGCCGCTCGCGCAATTGCGTGACCGCGTCCGCGAACTTGCCAAGGTGCTGATGGCCAAGAACCCGACCGTGCTGCGCACCGCCAAGATCGCGCACCGCATCGCATCCGAAATGACCTGGGAACAGGCGGCCGACTACCTGATGGCCAAGGTCGACCAGTCCACGTTCCAGGATCCTGAAAATGGCCGCAATACGGCCATGGGCCAGTTCCTCGACGAAAAGACCTTCAAGCCCGGCCTCGAAACCTACCGCCGTTGA
- a CDS encoding MFS transporter yields the protein MSSPPVYSPRAIAMAAFALAIGGFGIGTGEFAIMGLLPNVAEHLHVSAPEVGHLISAYALGVVIGAPLIAVMAAHLSRSTLLFGLMIWFVIGNFASAFAPGYYSLMAFRFLTGMPHGAYFGVAALVAASMVPPHRRGQAIGRVMLGLTVAALIGNPLATGLGQWLGWRAAFAAVGTIGIITLIMLNKFVPHQEDQPVSSARQELGALRRGQVWFTLGIGAIGFGGLFAVFSYIAPTLTQVTGLGESWVPIALAVMGAGMIAGNIAGGWLADRALVKSIGGVLVWTMLVLAIFPWMAGNTWTMMLNIFLIGTGLALGPVLQIRLMDVAADAQTLAASLNHSAFNMANALGAWLGGVAITAGYGWTSTGWVGAMLALAGLLLFGLSLLHMRRMGTVSGAA from the coding sequence ATGTCCTCCCCTCCTGTCTATTCTCCCCGCGCCATCGCGATGGCGGCGTTCGCCCTCGCGATCGGCGGCTTTGGTATCGGTACTGGCGAATTCGCCATCATGGGCCTGCTGCCCAATGTGGCCGAACATCTGCACGTCTCGGCGCCTGAAGTCGGTCACCTCATCAGCGCCTATGCGCTGGGGGTCGTGATCGGCGCGCCGCTGATTGCCGTCATGGCGGCGCATCTGTCGCGCAGCACCTTGCTGTTCGGCCTAATGATCTGGTTCGTCATCGGCAACTTTGCCAGTGCCTTTGCGCCGGGCTATTACTCGCTGATGGCCTTTCGTTTCCTGACGGGCATGCCGCACGGCGCCTACTTTGGCGTGGCGGCGCTGGTGGCCGCGTCCATGGTGCCGCCGCATCGACGGGGACAGGCGATTGGCCGGGTCATGCTGGGCCTGACGGTGGCTGCGCTGATCGGCAATCCGCTGGCAACGGGCCTGGGCCAATGGCTGGGCTGGCGCGCCGCGTTTGCGGCTGTTGGAACGATCGGCATCATCACGTTGATCATGCTCAATAAATTCGTGCCGCATCAGGAAGACCAACCCGTCAGCAGTGCGCGCCAGGAACTGGGCGCGCTGCGTCGTGGCCAGGTCTGGTTCACGCTGGGCATCGGCGCCATCGGTTTCGGTGGGCTGTTCGCCGTGTTCAGCTATATCGCGCCGACACTGACGCAGGTCACGGGCCTGGGCGAGTCGTGGGTGCCGATCGCGCTGGCCGTGATGGGCGCGGGCATGATCGCCGGCAATATCGCGGGCGGATGGCTGGCCGATCGCGCGCTGGTCAAGTCGATCGGCGGCGTGCTGGTGTGGACGATGCTGGTGCTGGCTATCTTCCCGTGGATGGCGGGCAATACCTGGACCATGATGCTGAACATCTTTCTGATCGGGACGGGCCTGGCGCTGGGTCCGGTGCTGCAGATTCGTTTGATGGACGTGGCGGCCGACGCGCAAACACTGGCCGCGTCGCTCAACCACTCCGCGTTCAACATGGCCAATGCGCTGGGCGCATGGCTGGGTGGCGTCGCCATTACGGCCGGCTATGGCTGGACGTCCACCGGGTGGGTCGGCGCGATGCTGGCGCTGGCCGGACTGCTGCTGTTCGGGCTCTCGTTGCTGCACATGCGCCGCATGGGCACGGTGTCCGGCGCGGCCTGA
- a CDS encoding lysozyme inhibitor LprI family protein, with translation MKTFSLALTCVSASLLFSASFSAQAAGCDTPRNAFDQLYCSSTIFAQTDKDLNTTYGALRKQLQPAQQEALKQGQLAWIKQRDEECSYEKPNGYYVNLTCAVKQTQSRLDFLKARQRECGSTGCVTSKLGG, from the coding sequence GTGAAGACTTTTTCCCTTGCCCTGACCTGCGTTTCCGCATCCCTTCTTTTTTCCGCCTCATTCAGCGCGCAAGCCGCCGGCTGCGACACCCCGCGCAATGCTTTCGACCAGCTGTATTGCTCCAGCACCATCTTTGCCCAGACCGACAAGGACCTGAACACCACCTACGGCGCCTTGCGCAAGCAATTGCAGCCGGCGCAGCAGGAAGCGCTCAAGCAGGGCCAGCTGGCATGGATCAAGCAACGCGACGAGGAATGCAGCTATGAAAAGCCCAACGGCTATTACGTCAACCTGACTTGCGCCGTGAAGCAGACCCAGTCGCGCCTGGATTTTCTGAAGGCACGGCAGCGCGAATGCGGCAGCACCGGTTGCGTCACCTCAAAACTGGGCGGATGA